The following proteins are encoded in a genomic region of Plasmodium chabaudi chabaudi strain AS genome assembly, chromosome: 1:
- a CDS encoding 50S ribosomal protein L24, putative, translating to MFSSIFSSPNQIGYLLSNVNNLFLKYAQVRNHKIIKPRNIIKVWKIKPGDEVKVISGKDKGKIGEVLSCDKFRNMVKVKGCNLRKIFLDNKYVYIEKKIHYSNVQLIDNFLKTNTKVSIRYTDDNQMIRISKKSGIVIPWPIDKKVESEYDQAEENPLDTHPEEALKKTYDYKTDVKFMNMLRQTVNKYNRELS from the coding sequence ATGTTTTCTTCGATTTTTTCAAGCCCAAATCAAATAGGTTACTTATTGAGCAATGtaaacaatttatttttaaagtatGCACAAGTAAGAAATCATAAGATTATTAAGCCAAGGAATATTATTAAGgtatggaaaataaaaccaGGAGATGAAGTAAAAGTCATATCAGGAAAAGATAAAGGAAAGATAGGCGAAGTATTAAGCTGTGATAAATTTCGGAATATGGTTAAAGTCAAAGGATGcaatttaagaaaaatttttcttgataataaatatgtttatattgagaaaaaaatacactATTCAAATGTTCAACTGATAgataactttttaaaaacaaatacaaAAGTTTCAATTAGATATACTGATGATAATCAAATGATAagaatatcaaaaaaatctGGAATTGTTATACCATGGCCTATCGATAAAAAAGTAGAATCGGAATATGATCAGGCAGAAGAAAATCCCTTAGACACACACCCAGAGGAggctttaaaaaaaacatatgatTACAAAACTGAtgtaaaatttatgaaCATGTTAAGGCAAACAgttaataaatacaatagAGAGTTGTcataa
- a CDS encoding RNA-binding protein, putative: MIKQKRSYSHMENDEGGDASNNSEDEVSFKRQRNNSHGSNMSYGSMNDEFENGDGTNKLNGGDMEMLIPYCLLLPNRAIGYVIGKSGNNVREIEKACGAIIKCQKEFDIPVYPPPSEKILTISGKKENKKKALELVLNKSKTVMDFQEEDGKESIVIIVPTRSIPIIIGQKGSKISSLSERSACEINVHKEDVPGIKDKAIFIKSNKIIKIIDCISIIYDLLEEVAENGILEISEFPGVSKNFTSPSNMGLCGPPPTNGPSSFHENSTANSVSGVSNHYNDTHSMNSGTNQFRGSRNNNMNYNNNMGNNASKFSMKNKDNNYYDNYSTNNMDDYDNFSVPREKNLLLHKFGKEASSCVVRFVLDVETTAWIIGKAGCHIKEIRTITGAGAVIVDAPDNIENVKTCDRILTLSGSAENKYNALKLIVKQMEEREKNINNSMRMLVPGKAASFLIGRKGSIIKYITEQSGSQIQVAKNKESENEKLVLISGSPESKILASVLILQKLEEYDNPAIAREGLLIPLNDLYYSNNKNSNMKKNNNNSILGSGGGPTRMMQNNVRGSMNNNSGGNNNRYYNSGNNANNHMDNMNNDDNNSSNYRYDNNKNNMNNIKNKTDAKEQIENIFLNEIYKSIPITSLPKILSVKQPYTIELNMPDVYLETFDSQNKDGKSLIEEITDKTGCNISVCTDSNDSSSYTFNVSLTGSPLANSLAILMIQAKIFQFDWF, from the coding sequence ATGATTAAACAAAAGCGGTCTTATTCTCATAtggaaaatgatgaagGTGGGGATGCCAGTAATAATAGTGAGGATGAAGTTTCGTTTAAAAGGCAACGAAATAATAGTCATGGTAGCAACATGTCATATGGAAGTATGAATGATGAATTTGAAAATGGTGATggaacaaataaattaaatggTGGCGACATGGAAATGTTAATACCATATTGTCTTTTATTACCTAATAGGGCAATTGGTTATGTAATTGGTAAGTCAGGTAATAATGTACGTGAAATTGAAAAAGCATGTGGTgctataataaaatgcCAAAAAGAATTTGATATACCTGTTTATCCTCCTCCCtctgaaaaaatattaacaatatcgggtaaaaaagaaaataaaaagaaagcaTTAGAATTggtattaaataaatctaAAACTGTTATGGATTTTCAAGAAGAGGATGGAAAAGAAtctattgttattattgtaCCAACTAGATCTATTCCTATTATTATTGGTCAAAAAGGTTCGAAAATATCTTCTTTATCTGAAAGATCTGCATGTGAAATTAATGTTCATAAGGAGGACGTACCAGGAATAAAAGATAaagctatttttataaaatcaaataaaatcataaaaattatagattgtataagtattatatatgatttattaGAAGAAGTTGCGGAAAATGGAATTTTAGAAATATCAGAATTTCCTGGAGTTTCGAAAAATTTTACTTCTCCTAGTAATATGGGTTTATGTGGTCCACCCCCTACAAATGGTCCATCATCTTTTCATGAAAACTCAACTGCCAATAGTGTTAGTGGAGTTTCAAATCATTATAACGATACACACTCTATGAATTCCGGAACAAATCAATTTAGAGGATCtcgaaataataatatgaattataataataacatggGAAATAATGCATCAAAATTTtctatgaaaaataaagataataattattatgataattACAGTACTAATAATATGGATGATTATGATAACTTTTCTGTACCACGCGAAAAAAATcttttattacataaatttGGAAAAGAAGCTAGTTCTTGTGTGGTTCGTTTTGTTTTAGATGTAGAAACTACTGCATGGATTATAGGAAAGGCTGGGTGccatataaaagaaattcGAACAATAACCGGTGCAGGTGCAGTAATTGTAGATGCTCCTGATAATATCGAAAATGTGAAAACTTGTGATCGTATATTAACATTATCCGGTTCTgcagaaaataaatataatgcattaaaattaatagttAAACAAATGGaagaaagagaaaaaaatatcaataatTCTATGCGTATGTTAGTTCCTGGTAAGGCAGCTAGCTTTTTAATAGGTAGAAAAGGTTctataattaaatacatTACTGAACAATCGGGTTCTCAAATTCAAGTagctaaaaataaagaaagtgaaaatgaaaaattagtTTTAATAAGTGGATCACCAGAATCAAAAATTTTAGCTTCAGTTctaattttacaaaaattggAAGAATATGATAATCCTGCTATAGCAAGAGAAGGATTACTTATTCCCttaaatgatttatattactctaataataaaaattcaaatatgaaaaaaaataataataattccaTTCTTGGAAGTGGTGGCGGTCCAACAAGAATGATGCAAAATAATGTAAGAGGTTCgatgaataataattctggtggaaataataatagataCTATAATTCGGGTAATAATGCGAACAACCATATGGATAACATGAATAATGATGACAATAATTCATCTAATTATCgttatgataataataaaaataatatgaacaatataaaaaataaaacagatGCAAAAGAACAAATtgaaaacatatttttaaacgaaatttataaatctATACCTATTACTTCGCTACCTAAAATATTGTCAGTTAAACAACCTTATACTATTGAGTTAAACATGCCAGATGTATATTTAGAAACATTTGATtcacaaaataaagatgGAAAATCATTAATCGAAGAAATAACTGACAAAACGGGTTGTAATATATCTGTATGTACTGATTCAAATGATTCTTCTTCTTACACATTTAATGTATCTCTTACAGGTTCCCCTTTAGCAAATTCTTTAGCTATTTTAATGATCCaagcaaaaatatttcaattcGATTGGTTTTAG
- a CDS encoding aurora-related kinase 1, putative → MNESVSSPIKATCRDMALKSSLHSFTFSLKDFDIAGFLGDGAHGSVFLACERRTNFICVLKCISKSHLVKSTQEALLRKEIELQAHLKHPHIACMYTWFHTSSHVFFVMEYCSNGDLFTYLNEHGPFSEKKVATMLFEIIWAIRTCHDKRIAHLDLKPENVLVNHEEKCKLADFGLSAHIGSKHKKKGISHYRGTHDYWSPEQCARHQKKKQNFGEFDQKTDIWTLGILAFELKFGRPPFGSTNEEREDVIMNRIQEYHWSQLFSEKVKQDLIDKLSPEFKSFLNQCLDKNPKKRPTAEELIQHPFIFIHNKNRPCIKSYATQPRGKQGPKLSHKGFNEQDGSFLTPIWFHNK, encoded by the exons atgaacgAATCAGTTAGTAGCCCAATTAAGGCGACATGCAGAGACATGGCCTTAAAAAGTAGTTTACATTCCTTTACCTTCAGTCTCAAGGATTTTGACATTGCTGGATTTTTG gGGGACGGGGCACATGGAAGTGTATTCCTAGCATGTGAAAGACGAACAAATTTTATCTGtgttttaaaatgtatatcTAAATCACACCTAGTCAa AAGTACACAAGAAGCACTTTTAAGAAAAGAAATCGAACTCCAAGCTCATTTAAAGCATCCCCACATTGCatg CATGTATACGTGGTTCCACACAAGTAGCCATGTGTTTTTTGTTATGGAGTACTGCTCGAATGGCGATTTGTTTACCTACTTAAATGAGCATGGACCATtttctgaaaaaaaagttgcTACTATGCTGTTCGAAATAATTTGGGCAATAAGGACTTGCCATGATAAAAGAATAGCACACTTAGATCTTAAACCAGAAAATGTTTTGGTAAATCATGAAGAAAAATGTAAACTTGCTGATTTTGGATTATCTGCACATATAGGAtctaaacataaaaaaaaaggaatttcCCATTATAGAGGTACTCATGATTATTGGTCTCCTGAGCAATGTGCTAgacatcaaaaaaaaaaacaaaatttcgGAGAATTTGATCAAAAAACAGATATATGGACACTTGGTATTTTAGCCtttgaattaaaatttgGTAGACCACCTTTTGGATCAACGAATGAAGAAAGAGAAGATGTTATTATGAACAGAATACAAGAGTATCATTGGAGTCAATTATTTTCTGAAAAAGTTAAACAAGATTTAATAGATAAATTATCTCCTGAATTTAAAAGTTTTCTAAATCAATGTTTAGATAAAAATCCCAAAAAAAGACCAACTGCTGAAGAATTAATTCAGCatccttttatttttattcacaATAAGAATAGACCATGTATTAAATCTTATGCTACACAACCCAGAGGAAAACAAGGCCCCAAGTTAAGTCACAAAGGGTTTAATGAGCAAGATGGATCTTTTCTTACTCCTATTTGGTTTCACAATAAATAg
- a CDS encoding calcium-binding protein, putative, protein MDENIDDKKRESNYKYLNSDEMNNLEYIFNKIKKNKNENVPIQNIEKFLLKNHNEQICDDLLSYFHIYGSTVTLDDFINHLNCDINEFKSKEKIKSLFEMLDENKKGFITSKDFINAAKEFDNEFKEDVLKNIFKIIDLNNNNKIIFDEFKNAIWNI, encoded by the coding sequence atggatgaaaatatagacgacaaaaaaagagaaagtaactacaaatatttaaactCTGATGAAATGAACAATTTagaatacatttttaataaaataaaaaagaataaaaatgaaaatgtaccaatacaaaatatagaaaaatttCTTCTTAAAAATCATAATGAGCAAATATGTGATGACTTACTTAgctattttcatatatatggtAGTACAGTAACACTAGACGATTTTATAAACCATTTAAATTGTGATATTAATGAATTTAAatcaaaagaaaaaattaaaagctTATTTGAAATGcttgatgaaaataaaaagggaTTTATAACATCGAAAGATTTCATTAATGCAGCTAAAGAGTTTGACAACGAATTTAAAGAGgatgtattaaaaaatatattcaaaattatagacttaaataataataataaaataatttttgatgaatttaaaaatgctatatggaatatttag
- a CDS encoding cyclin dependent kinase binding protein, putative: MKDGDYFNVYDEFFKDAYTFLNTTIETKRDSIDISSSSESDLEEKNKIKKKKYMNENSISKASDKIDGNIKKENNKYIYFHLNTYDKDKHLNDNVNTKYIKKNKYINKKSNSRIVSGINNGEGFDVNNRIPSNIRIDVRNFNNTNTTSLSQTEFGMRQNKYTDHSIMNRGIPKILMSYKNDYNICLSYNMGPGNVWNDVNVTSYKKRNNMYGESISDIEHGNIKEEYSIDQKDQNNFLNFLYKWIVPNNTKKIGSDELVSSHKKRLQISYTNKQRENEYNNAISDFHENRDDMLESGNNKNDHNLSSNLYYLDGYEYNYNNLNLDKTNFYNDKNIDRDIFEENKKDKEKINKKNSFNFNNTKRIKKKKKNKGISYEHLLTPSKYEYDAFCLFNPRFKQGKHHTVLCLQSYNVSIIPFVKPKKLKEEVNELFSEINPWIHKSLTLSKLRNLKIDLFNLINHIPEIDISTISCAWVFFERLVMKGHVHKGNRKLYAATCLILSLKFYQHDDIHILEKLLVYIQKLDKKENLTPSLIFSVEFTLYKLLDFSLQHTYEHIRLHIHQYLEAKELKFEDVYGTSEDTYLVQMPNSKND; the protein is encoded by the exons ATGAAGGATGGTGattattttaatgtttacgatgaattttttaaagatgcttatacatttttaaatacaacTATAGAAACAAAAAGAGATAGCATTGACATAAGTAGTAGTAGTGAATCTGAtttagaagaaaaaaataaaattaaaaaaaaaaagtatatgaATGAAAACAGTATTAGTAAAGCTAGTGATAAAATTGAtggtaatataaaaaaggaaaataataaatatatatactttcatttaaatacatatgATAAGGATAAGCATCTAAATGATAATGTTAATacgaaatatataaaaaaaaataaatatataaataaaaagtctAACAGTAGAATTGTCAGtggaataaataatggGGAAGGCTTTGATGTAAATAATCGAATTCCAAGTAACATAAGGATTGATGTTCGAAACTTTAACAACACTAATACCACAAGCTTAAGTCAAACTGAGTTTGGTATgagacaaaataaatatactgATCATTCAATTATGAATAGAGGAATtccaaaaattttaatgtcttataaaaatgattataatatatgtttatccTATAATATGGGGCCAGGTAATGTATGGAACGATGTAAATGTTACGAGTTATAAAAAACGGAATAATATGTATGGTGAATCTATTAGTGATATTGAACATGGGAATATTAAGGAAGAATATAGTATAGACCAAAAagatcaaaataattttctaaattttttatataaatggaTAGTACCAAATAATACAAAGAAAATAGGAAGTGACGAACTAGTTAGTAGTCATAAAAAACGATTACAAATTAGTTATACAAACAAGCAAAgagaaaatgaatataataatgcaaTTTCTGACTTTCACGAGAATAGAGATGATATGCTTGAAAGTGGGAACAACAAAAATGATCATAATCTATCATctaatttgtattatttagatggctatgaatataattacaataatttaaatcTAGATAAGACCAACttttataatgataaaaatattgatagagatatatttgaagaaaataaaaaagacaaagaaaaaataaataaaaaaaatagtttcaattttaataatacaaaaagaattaaaaaaaaaaaaaaaaataaaggaatATCATATGAACATTTATTAACACCAAgcaaatatgaatatgatgctttttgtttatttaatcCTCGTTTTAAACAAGGGAAGCATCATACTGTTTTATGTCTACAAAGTTATAATGTGTCAATTATTCCATTTGTTAAAcccaaaaaattaaaggaAGAAGTAAATGAACTCTTTAGTGAAATAAATCCATGGATACATAAATCTTTAACTTTATCTAAATTaagaaatttaaaaattgatttatttaatttaattaatcaTATTCCTGAAATAGATATATCAACTATTTCATGTGCATGGGTATTTTTTGAACGATTAGTAATGAAGGGTCATGTTCATAAAGGAAAtcgaaaattatatgcagCTACTTgtcttattttatcattaaaattttaccAGCATGatgatatacatattttagaaaaactacttgtatatattcaaaaattagataaaaaagaaaacttAACTCCATCACTAATTTTTTCAGTGGAATTTACCCTTTATAAATTGCTTGACTTTTCTCTTCAACACACATATGAGCATATACGACTGCACATACATCAGTATTTGGAAGCAAAG GAACTCAAGTTCGAGGATGTCTATGGAACCTCTGAAGACACCTACTTAGTTCAAATGCCCAATAGTAAAAAtgattaa